In Bacteroidia bacterium, a genomic segment contains:
- a CDS encoding CHAT domain-containing protein, translating into MSQRPVIFLAFANDPDSHLEMLKQEGRDIYRTLQSLHDQQYIELYREESAAIDDIFYNFNRFKDRVAIFHYGGHASSTHLQLEDRQADARGLARMFGEQTSLQLVVLNGCSTRSQVTRLLEAGVRAVIATSVPVNDNMASEFAVQLYQSLANSGNVRNAFNQAVAFLETKYGNARAAGIFRSADWSESDENNETIPWGLYIHPEAESVLEWKLPDHKKVALPEGFGASVRQNHKVNEYIVTVLEAMAAYNKALYREMEDEFGDPRDPREFPELIIKNFPWPIGAQLRILVANSDMMNAPGLSRLRQLIYAYVVSAKFLCYILLAQLWEVKNKGQGSLGSNLLDSFLSITPEKADNYDFFQLIDQARDIFREKKIDAYVKEVEVIFKSLEAKDEVFLAYQFLEGVRNRLNDNSIAPEELAQLCNECEFCLSVILKKIAFLAGYRLITIKDIGIFKPRHREPLFRVQMGVLNAFDSEFLREKARDQHIYTDSHSILLVKDLRDIDHFLNLSPFIVDKNAFSGKPVPNVYMFNARVGSNYEYLSVNFNINKPDPEAPDKIITEDASYAVLQEQFQLFTK; encoded by the coding sequence ATGTCGCAGCGCCCTGTAATCTTCTTAGCCTTTGCCAATGATCCGGATTCTCATCTCGAAATGCTTAAGCAGGAAGGCAGGGATATATATCGGACTTTGCAGTCCCTTCACGACCAGCAGTACATCGAATTGTACCGGGAAGAAAGTGCTGCTATCGACGATATTTTCTATAATTTCAATCGCTTTAAGGACAGGGTCGCCATCTTTCACTATGGCGGCCATGCCAGTAGTACGCATCTGCAACTGGAAGACCGGCAGGCAGATGCGCGGGGACTGGCCCGGATGTTTGGTGAGCAAACCTCGCTCCAGCTGGTGGTACTCAACGGTTGCTCTACCCGAAGCCAGGTTACCCGCCTGCTTGAAGCCGGTGTTCGGGCGGTAATTGCTACTTCCGTCCCCGTGAATGACAATATGGCCTCGGAATTTGCCGTGCAGTTGTACCAATCTCTCGCCAATAGTGGCAATGTCCGTAATGCTTTTAACCAGGCCGTCGCCTTTCTTGAAACCAAATACGGCAATGCCCGGGCCGCAGGGATTTTTCGCAGTGCCGATTGGTCCGAATCAGACGAAAACAACGAAACTATACCGTGGGGACTTTACATTCATCCGGAGGCAGAATCTGTGCTCGAATGGAAACTGCCAGATCATAAAAAGGTGGCACTCCCGGAAGGATTTGGTGCTTCGGTCAGACAAAACCATAAAGTCAATGAATATATTGTCACCGTTCTGGAAGCCATGGCCGCTTACAATAAAGCGTTGTACCGGGAAATGGAAGACGAATTTGGCGACCCCCGCGATCCCCGCGAATTTCCTGAGCTTATTATAAAAAATTTCCCCTGGCCGATTGGCGCACAGTTGCGGATTCTTGTGGCCAATTCGGATATGATGAATGCGCCGGGACTATCGCGGCTGCGTCAGCTGATCTATGCGTATGTGGTAAGCGCCAAATTTTTGTGTTATATCTTGCTCGCGCAGTTGTGGGAGGTGAAAAATAAAGGCCAGGGAAGTCTGGGAAGCAATCTCCTGGATAGTTTCCTTTCTATTACTCCCGAGAAGGCCGATAATTATGATTTCTTCCAACTGATCGACCAGGCGAGGGACATTTTTCGGGAGAAAAAAATTGACGCTTATGTAAAGGAAGTGGAAGTCATATTCAAAAGCCTGGAGGCTAAAGACGAGGTGTTTTTGGCGTATCAGTTTCTGGAAGGTGTACGAAACCGACTCAATGATAATTCCATCGCTCCGGAAGAACTCGCGCAACTTTGTAATGAATGCGAATTTTGCCTTTCCGTCATTTTGAAGAAAATAGCTTTTCTTGCCGGATACCGCCTCATTACCATTAAGGATATAGGAATTTTCAAGCCCCGCCACCGCGAACCGCTTTTCCGGGTACAAATGGGCGTGCTCAATGCATTTGACAGCGAGTTTTTAAGAGAAAAAGCCAGAGACCAGCATATCTATACCGATAGCCATTCAATTCTTCTGGTAAAAGACCTTCGGGATATCGACCATTTTCTCAATCTCTCACCTTTCATTGTTGACAAGAATGCTTTTTCGGGAAAACCCGTGCCTAATGTATATATGTTCAACGCCCGGGTTGGTAGTAATTATGAATACCTGAGTGTGAATTTTAATATCAATAAACCTGACCCCGAGGCACCGGATAAGATCATCACCGAAGATGCGTCCTATGCCGTGCTTCAGGAGCAGTTTCAATTATTTACCAAATAA
- a CDS encoding ATP-binding protein: MNSPFKFLDSYGREDKKIFFGREAEVELLYEKLFETRLILLYGASGTGKTSLINCGLSNKFQDTDWFAMFVRRGDNLLNSLHREIRRRSITPIDETTGLVPSLKSLYYDHYKPIYLIFDQFEELFILGTEAEQQLFLSELARLLEINIQVTIILSMREEYIASLSEYEKYIPTLFDNRIRLEKMNAQNLRKVIAGTTAAFDIGMDEPDVTLDAMISKLGNKKTGIDLTHVQVYLDRLYRKFQSLYGVEKKVVFDPALVVAAGEIENVLALYLEEQLNLLGREVGRADVPLTVLYTLVTDDGTKRSLGQAEIRDLLPADMGISAETLNFCIRRFEEMRILKSIG, from the coding sequence ATGAACAGTCCATTTAAATTTCTTGATTCGTATGGGAGGGAGGACAAAAAGATCTTCTTTGGCAGGGAGGCTGAGGTGGAATTGCTGTATGAGAAGCTGTTTGAAACACGTCTGATCTTATTGTATGGCGCGTCGGGTACAGGTAAGACGAGTCTGATCAACTGTGGATTAAGCAACAAATTTCAGGATACCGACTGGTTTGCAATGTTTGTACGACGGGGGGATAATCTGTTGAATTCGCTTCACCGGGAGATTCGCCGGCGGAGCATTACCCCGATTGATGAAACTACCGGGCTCGTACCCTCGCTAAAATCCCTGTATTACGATCATTACAAGCCTATATACCTGATTTTTGATCAGTTTGAAGAGTTGTTTATTCTTGGCACTGAAGCAGAACAACAACTGTTTTTATCAGAACTGGCCCGTCTGCTGGAAATCAATATTCAGGTTACCATTATCCTTTCCATGCGGGAAGAATATATTGCCTCACTTTCTGAGTATGAAAAATATATCCCTACTTTATTTGACAACCGGATCCGCCTGGAAAAAATGAATGCTCAAAATCTGCGAAAAGTGATTGCCGGAACAACCGCGGCTTTTGATATCGGGATGGACGAGCCTGATGTTACCCTTGACGCCATGATATCGAAGCTGGGGAACAAAAAAACGGGCATTGATCTTACGCATGTTCAGGTATATCTGGACAGGCTGTACCGCAAGTTTCAGTCTTTGTATGGTGTTGAAAAAAAGGTCGTTTTTGATCCGGCACTCGTTGTTGCCGCCGGCGAAATCGAGAATGTTCTGGCACTGTATCTGGAAGAGCAACTGAATCTACTCGGACGGGAAGTAGGACGTGCAGACGTACCTTTGACCGTGTTATATACCCTGGTAACGGATGACGGGACAAAGCGAAGTCTGGGACAGGCGGAAATCCGCGACTTATTGCCGGCAGATATGGGAATTTCGGCAGAAACCCTTAATTTTTGTATCCGCAGATTTGAGGAAATGCGCATTCTAAAAAGTATTGGGTGA
- a CDS encoding PKD domain-containing protein, with translation MSAQTTPMKVEPSGSGYRFSLDPKPVPPLKPVGGTVQPKWLYFWEFGDGHYSEEESPIHIFSRPGEYVVNVCLTPAYSLDRGKKFTQSVQISKSGTTPPEKSYPLLTPVSAIRLTSNNNELVMREEMQLVVHYLPPPGYSSGKIVLAFNEKLSTRKSFRYLSSRTYSGEKEIADIYADPSVKANPEYLSYLESQAGEYQSVVAYAYTSGSSAKPARLFVSLQVESPHVGTEIGIRAFFIPDKGPIRKAGTSFTKTMMILASHDPNRITVIPRTIEYPVSVDTSILYRVFFQNKGEGNANGIRVRVNIDPALNPDSLEVLEATIASEFCPPCADSLAERASCLEIEKQKGFVDFVFKNVRLAGTKGAETLRNQTTKGEIVYRIKPLAAEGTKAPEVPDVDAFFTRAAIKFDTEDDTIYTNLIDIQVRQRTIGIKVGYNLGRNLSELIASANDLSNIFAAVTFADNPVHKGKAFESELAYSGYRFMRAKSQLYISEDDPFRRDSIRTDLSINLYYLDVLAQSRFHFNDWVGIGFGGGFSTLLAGAGQYEAKLKKGQSVQTVNQEVRTGLLFLGKQYDTLSFPAGEKFDPEIRNNPGSYLAMNMFAEMTLGKVNRGPMVGFRYGSRFQNGLFDFSFARQNFMQVFFQWKI, from the coding sequence ATGAGCGCGCAGACTACCCCGATGAAGGTTGAGCCTTCGGGTAGCGGATATCGATTTTCCCTCGATCCGAAACCCGTGCCTCCCCTAAAGCCCGTGGGGGGAACTGTTCAGCCTAAGTGGCTGTATTTCTGGGAGTTTGGTGATGGGCACTATTCGGAGGAAGAATCGCCCATTCATATATTTTCCCGTCCTGGTGAGTATGTAGTAAATGTCTGTCTGACGCCGGCTTATTCGCTCGATCGCGGTAAAAAATTTACGCAGTCTGTACAAATATCGAAATCGGGCACAACCCCCCCGGAGAAATCCTATCCCTTGCTGACGCCGGTTTCTGCCATTCGCCTTACCAGTAACAACAACGAACTGGTCATGCGGGAGGAAATGCAACTGGTGGTTCATTATCTTCCGCCTCCCGGTTATTCCTCAGGGAAAATCGTGCTGGCGTTTAATGAAAAACTTTCTACCCGGAAGAGTTTCCGTTATTTATCCTCCCGAACTTACAGTGGCGAAAAGGAGATTGCAGATATCTATGCGGATCCTTCTGTAAAAGCCAATCCTGAATATCTGAGCTATCTTGAATCTCAGGCGGGAGAATACCAGAGTGTTGTGGCATACGCATATACGTCCGGATCTTCTGCAAAACCCGCAAGATTGTTTGTTTCGCTTCAGGTTGAAAGTCCGCATGTGGGAACAGAAATTGGAATCCGGGCTTTTTTTATTCCTGATAAGGGCCCAATCCGAAAAGCGGGTACCTCATTTACCAAAACGATGATGATTCTGGCTTCCCATGACCCAAACCGAATTACGGTGATACCTCGTACGATCGAGTACCCGGTTTCGGTGGATACCAGCATTCTCTATCGGGTATTTTTTCAAAATAAAGGAGAGGGAAACGCCAACGGCATCCGGGTAAGGGTAAATATCGATCCCGCGCTGAATCCCGACAGTCTGGAAGTGCTTGAGGCAACGATTGCATCCGAATTTTGTCCACCATGTGCAGACAGTCTGGCCGAACGGGCGAGTTGTCTGGAGATAGAAAAGCAGAAAGGATTTGTGGATTTTGTTTTCAAAAACGTGCGCCTGGCCGGAACCAAAGGGGCAGAGACCCTCCGGAATCAGACTACAAAAGGAGAAATTGTGTATCGTATCAAACCCCTTGCCGCAGAGGGTACCAAAGCGCCGGAAGTCCCGGATGTAGATGCCTTTTTTACCCGTGCGGCAATAAAGTTCGATACAGAAGATGATACCATTTACACCAACCTGATTGATATACAAGTGCGCCAGCGGACCATCGGGATAAAGGTCGGGTATAATCTGGGGCGAAACCTCAGTGAACTGATCGCCAGTGCCAATGATCTCTCTAATATTTTTGCGGCGGTGACATTTGCCGACAACCCGGTGCATAAAGGTAAGGCTTTTGAGTCTGAACTGGCTTATTCGGGGTACCGGTTTATGCGCGCCAAGTCGCAGTTGTATATTTCGGAAGATGACCCCTTTCGCCGTGATTCTATTCGCACAGACCTTTCGATCAACCTGTATTATCTGGATGTGCTGGCCCAGAGCCGGTTTCACTTCAATGATTGGGTGGGAATAGGTTTTGGCGGTGGTTTTTCCACCCTGCTTGCAGGTGCCGGACAATATGAAGCAAAACTGAAGAAAGGACAATCTGTGCAAACCGTCAATCAGGAAGTTCGTACCGGTCTGCTTTTCCTGGGAAAACAATATGATACCCTCAGTTTCCCGGCTGGAGAAAAATTTGATCCGGAGATCAGAAACAACCCCGGATCGTATCTGGCAATGAATATGTTTGCAGAGATGACCTTGGGCAAAGTCAACCGGGGACCTATGGTGGGATTTCGATATGGGAGCCGTTTCCAAAATGGGCTCTTTGATTTTTCTTTTGCCCGGCAGAATTTTATGCAAGTATTTTTTCAGTGGAAAATTTAA
- a CDS encoding gliding motility-associated C-terminal domain-containing protein — protein sequence MRQKLFLFLFFITIVSQTFTQTLTFTVTNTLDDGSSGSLRWALFSASIAVADSVIIDFNIPGAGPHIIMMTSSLALSSDYVTLDATTQPNYELGMIKLHMAELFSNFTISGNFCKVYGLHLTSATSDPTWPTLSLTGSNNRIGAPGKGNIMAEGARGIYLDGASNAIQGNYIGAEPFPDGTYLNRGNSDAGIFIASTAGYNLIGGSKAGEGNVIAYNQTGIEFEAFAPVSIFGNQFFCNTGEGILKGNPTSAFPAPTITEARLSAVTGTGEAGSTVEIFSADELPFQNACFQNLCQGGIPLGTAVVGADNTWRLSDGNFLAGMQVVAIATAATGESSAFSACASVQCANEDLVVTSLSETGPGSFLSILSCAKTLEGPRTISFNLPGPPPWEIPVSTLTSININNPYLRIDATTQPGYVPGSVIIDGLGLSEGITIIGDTLEVYGLHFRNFTFAAFAIGGVGNIVGAPGKGNMFTGSLSGFLLAEGSSDVLIQGNYFGTVPDTTGDFFDLGNSSYGIYVFESDQIKFGGNNPAEQNIIAFNDTGIYVDKFSSQIQFAGNRMFCQANGAIVFENENTNLGKIPPIILSATVDTVSGTGNPGDTIDVYAADSRGCANNTNTCEGKYLLGKTVVQGDETWKLSGNYALSGLNVTAIATDVLGNSSVFAPCVEVPVVEEIISVIRAPTAFTPDGDGMNEAFIIQNIENFPNNELIILNRWGNQVYYSRSYNNDWTGTTSGGQPLLEGTYFYVLRITINGVRQTTRGAITIVR from the coding sequence ATGCGTCAGAAACTATTCCTTTTTCTGTTTTTCATAACGATTGTATCTCAAACTTTCACTCAGACCCTGACCTTCACTGTAACCAATACACTGGACGACGGAAGCTCAGGATCCCTGCGATGGGCACTTTTTTCTGCAAGTATAGCGGTCGCAGATAGTGTGATCATTGATTTTAATATACCGGGAGCAGGGCCGCATATAATTATGATGACTTCCTCTCTCGCTCTGTCATCGGACTATGTTACATTGGATGCCACGACTCAACCCAATTATGAATTAGGGATGATAAAGCTGCATATGGCGGAATTGTTTTCAAATTTTACAATTTCCGGCAACTTCTGTAAAGTGTATGGACTTCATCTTACCAGCGCGACAAGTGATCCAACCTGGCCTACCTTGAGTCTGACGGGATCCAATAACCGAATAGGTGCACCAGGTAAAGGGAATATTATGGCAGAGGGAGCCAGAGGGATATATCTGGATGGCGCGTCGAATGCGATTCAGGGCAATTATATAGGTGCTGAGCCCTTTCCAGACGGAACCTACCTGAACAGAGGAAATAGTGATGCGGGTATATTTATTGCCAGTACTGCAGGATATAACCTTATCGGAGGCAGTAAGGCTGGCGAAGGGAATGTCATCGCTTATAATCAGACGGGCATTGAGTTTGAAGCTTTTGCGCCTGTGAGCATTTTTGGGAATCAGTTTTTTTGTAATACAGGCGAAGGAATTTTAAAAGGCAACCCTACGAGTGCTTTTCCTGCTCCGACCATTACAGAAGCCAGGCTCTCTGCCGTTACCGGCACAGGAGAGGCAGGAAGTACAGTGGAAATTTTTTCGGCAGATGAACTGCCTTTTCAAAATGCCTGTTTTCAGAATCTCTGCCAGGGTGGAATACCTTTGGGCACCGCAGTGGTCGGCGCAGACAATACCTGGCGGCTTTCAGATGGGAATTTTCTGGCGGGGATGCAGGTTGTGGCCATTGCTACTGCTGCTACTGGTGAAAGTTCTGCGTTTTCAGCTTGCGCCAGTGTGCAATGTGCCAATGAGGATCTGGTCGTGACAAGCCTGTCGGAAACAGGTCCCGGTAGTTTTCTCTCCATATTGTCATGCGCAAAAACACTTGAGGGGCCCCGGACGATTTCCTTTAATCTGCCCGGCCCGCCTCCGTGGGAAATTCCGGTTTCCACTTTAACATCCATTAACATAAATAATCCCTACCTCAGGATAGACGCCACTACACAACCCGGTTATGTGCCTGGCTCGGTCATTATCGATGGATTGGGATTATCAGAAGGAATTACGATAATAGGAGACACCTTAGAAGTGTATGGCCTGCATTTTCGCAATTTTACGTTTGCTGCCTTCGCAATCGGTGGAGTGGGCAATATTGTTGGGGCTCCAGGCAAAGGAAATATGTTTACAGGTAGTTTATCAGGGTTTCTTCTGGCAGAGGGAAGTAGTGATGTACTGATTCAGGGCAACTACTTTGGAACAGTTCCCGACACTACCGGTGATTTTTTCGATCTTGGCAACAGTAGCTATGGAATCTATGTATTCGAATCAGATCAAATAAAATTTGGCGGTAATAACCCCGCAGAGCAAAATATCATTGCCTTTAATGATACTGGCATATACGTCGACAAATTTTCCAGCCAGATTCAATTTGCGGGCAATCGCATGTTTTGTCAGGCAAATGGGGCAATCGTTTTTGAAAATGAAAATACCAACCTGGGCAAAATCCCTCCAATCATACTTTCTGCAACTGTAGATACGGTTTCTGGCACCGGGAACCCGGGGGATACTATCGATGTTTACGCTGCTGACTCAAGAGGCTGTGCAAACAACACAAATACCTGTGAAGGTAAATATCTGTTAGGAAAAACCGTAGTTCAGGGCGACGAGACCTGGAAACTCTCTGGAAACTATGCGCTTTCAGGACTGAATGTAACGGCAATTGCTACTGATGTCCTGGGTAACAGTTCTGTGTTTGCGCCCTGCGTGGAAGTTCCTGTAGTGGAGGAAATCATTTCTGTCATTCGTGCGCCTACCGCATTTACCCCTGATGGAGATGGCATGAATGAAGCCTTTATCATCCAAAACATTGAAAACTTCCCCAATAATGAACTGATTATCCTCAATCGTTGGGGCAATCAGGTGTATTATTCGCGATCCTACAACAATGACTGGACGGGTACCACTTCAGGCGGACAACCGCTGCTGGAGGGAACATATTTTTATGTCCTGAGAATAACTATTAATGGAGTCAGACAAACCACCCGTGGCGCGATTACGATTGTGCGCTAA
- a CDS encoding osmoprotectant transporter permease, whose translation MSTYWVMFGIGAIVALVAVYFFIIGLLDGSVSANNMLLWIGLLSVVGGVLFGSLWLKSSGNLLAAKILVGVLAVPGVIAGLLMLIILITNPRWN comes from the coding sequence ATGAGCACCTATTGGGTAATGTTTGGCATCGGCGCCATTGTGGCATTGGTTGCTGTATATTTTTTTATCATTGGACTGCTGGACGGATCCGTCAGCGCTAACAATATGCTCCTTTGGATAGGATTGTTGAGTGTAGTCGGTGGCGTATTGTTTGGCAGTCTCTGGCTGAAAAGTTCTGGCAATCTTCTTGCTGCCAAAATTCTGGTGGGGGTATTGGCTGTGCCTGGCGTTATCGCCGGCTTGTTGATGCTGATTATTTTGATTACCAATCCGCGCTGGAATTAG
- a CDS encoding WD40 repeat domain-containing protein — translation MKYELTHDSLARQIEEMVSDEQKIRRKMLRFLQEQYARYESSQVLMNREDLDYVRPYLGSLPLNESVKVFVRKSETSVKRKGQFLAGAVSVIVLIISVLGIRAYIEGQRYQAQYLNAKARQISTTDPSMALRLEEAAYAIDDNAAIRQDMFETYRKNAFYQILLKLDGPVIAAARSVDGHQLVTVTASSPVPQIWNEKGQKTGELTGHIHPVYDVDIAGNGHIASAGNDKTAILWGEDRKPADTFVPAEGDQAADIRSVAISPAGTHVVSGASDGKVSIWLTGKQQPIFELNAQMEITCVAIHPHAASFAVAGNMHDIIYGYFTESGWETARFSMPGDAIQKLAYSPDGKYLSSGDGSGKILLWEVGYDSIKWLKQVGQHRSAVHALAFSPDSRWLVSGSADSTAVLWPMNAGRPVRLLGHTGEIRSVSIGADNLMMTAGLDSTVRIWNMPDPPPFFETETHGRGVSALAFSPDGQRIVTGGRDQMVSLIDPVNSKFLWTHQHHREQILAVAIFPDGRVGSVDEYGSVVRVDAENKAIDREFQAGEIALLSAAFSPDGQWLLTGGTDSTARLWNIDTGEESLVLPHQGLVFSVAFNPDGNYFLTGCEDSSAYLWDKTGKKVQVLSGHKGEVLSVGFTPSTGRILTGCQDQKIRLWDKGGKLFRVFGDLAKPVNTVAVNPGETLLLVGYKDERVVMYDLEGYAIADISGHKNIVNKVAFTPDGKWIATASDDKYLRVWNDFRMPLADFLNEGILNILDTHIRKQYDIK, via the coding sequence TTGAAATACGAACTTACCCACGATTCACTGGCCAGACAAATTGAGGAAATGGTCTCCGACGAACAAAAAATTCGCCGGAAGATGCTTCGTTTTCTTCAGGAACAATATGCCCGCTATGAGAGCAGCCAGGTACTGATGAACCGTGAAGACCTGGACTATGTGCGGCCCTATCTGGGGTCCCTTCCACTAAATGAATCCGTGAAGGTTTTTGTGCGGAAAAGCGAAACATCGGTCAAAAGAAAAGGACAATTTCTGGCCGGAGCCGTATCTGTGATTGTGTTGATTATTTCGGTGCTCGGCATCCGGGCATATATCGAGGGCCAACGTTATCAGGCGCAATACCTCAACGCTAAAGCCAGACAGATTAGCACAACCGATCCCTCCATGGCTCTCCGGCTGGAAGAAGCTGCCTATGCCATAGACGATAATGCTGCCATCCGGCAGGATATGTTTGAAACTTACCGTAAAAATGCATTTTACCAGATTTTGCTCAAACTCGATGGGCCGGTGATTGCTGCTGCCCGGTCAGTGGATGGCCATCAGTTGGTTACCGTAACGGCTTCCTCACCAGTGCCGCAAATCTGGAATGAGAAAGGTCAAAAAACCGGAGAACTGACTGGGCATATTCATCCGGTATATGATGTTGATATTGCCGGAAACGGACATATCGCTTCGGCTGGTAATGATAAAACCGCTATTCTTTGGGGAGAGGATAGAAAACCTGCCGATACATTTGTACCGGCAGAAGGTGATCAGGCTGCCGATATTCGCTCGGTTGCGATTTCTCCTGCAGGCACACATGTTGTGTCGGGCGCTTCCGATGGGAAGGTTTCGATATGGCTTACCGGCAAACAGCAGCCCATCTTTGAGTTGAATGCGCAAATGGAAATTACCTGCGTGGCGATTCATCCTCATGCTGCTTCCTTTGCCGTAGCGGGGAATATGCATGATATTATCTATGGTTATTTTACGGAGTCCGGGTGGGAAACGGCGCGGTTTAGCATGCCGGGTGATGCGATTCAAAAGTTGGCTTATTCACCTGATGGCAAATATCTCAGCAGTGGGGATGGAAGCGGAAAGATCTTACTGTGGGAAGTTGGATATGATTCCATTAAATGGTTGAAGCAGGTTGGGCAACATCGATCAGCCGTTCATGCGCTGGCTTTTTCTCCCGACAGCCGTTGGCTGGTAAGCGGGAGTGCCGACAGTACGGCAGTTCTATGGCCCATGAATGCGGGGCGTCCGGTGCGACTTCTGGGACATACAGGCGAGATTCGCTCGGTGAGTATTGGCGCCGATAATCTGATGATGACAGCCGGGCTGGATTCGACAGTTCGCATCTGGAACATGCCTGATCCTCCTCCTTTTTTCGAAACCGAAACGCATGGGCGAGGGGTTTCTGCTTTGGCATTTTCTCCTGACGGGCAACGCATTGTGACAGGTGGCCGTGATCAGATGGTAAGCCTGATCGATCCGGTGAATAGTAAATTTCTATGGACACACCAGCATCACCGGGAACAGATTCTGGCCGTAGCAATTTTTCCGGATGGAAGGGTCGGCTCTGTCGATGAATACGGAAGCGTAGTGCGGGTAGATGCTGAAAATAAGGCGATTGATCGCGAATTTCAGGCCGGAGAAATCGCCTTGCTGAGTGCCGCATTTTCCCCCGACGGACAATGGCTGCTGACCGGGGGTACCGATAGCACTGCCCGGCTTTGGAATATCGACACGGGTGAAGAAAGCCTGGTTTTGCCACATCAGGGACTGGTATTTTCCGTTGCGTTCAATCCGGATGGGAATTACTTTCTTACGGGTTGTGAAGATTCTTCGGCTTATCTTTGGGATAAAACGGGTAAAAAAGTTCAGGTTCTATCCGGGCATAAGGGAGAAGTGCTAAGTGTTGGTTTTACCCCTTCAACGGGGCGGATTCTCACGGGTTGCCAGGATCAGAAAATCAGACTTTGGGACAAAGGCGGCAAGCTTTTTCGGGTATTTGGCGACCTGGCGAAGCCCGTAAATACGGTGGCTGTAAATCCCGGCGAAACGCTGCTACTGGTTGGTTACAAAGATGAACGGGTGGTCATGTATGACCTGGAGGGATATGCGATTGCAGATATTTCAGGTCATAAAAATATAGTCAACAAAGTAGCTTTCACTCCCGACGGAAAATGGATAGCCACAGCGTCTGACGACAAGTACCTTCGTGTGTGGAATGATTTCCGGATGCCATTGGCTGATTTTCTCAATGAAGGCATTCTGAATATCCTTGACACTCACATCAGAAAACAATATGATATAAAGTGA
- a CDS encoding c-type cytochrome — protein MKKILKISGIIIGLFLLFILSFGGYSAWKFENMPPLPVRPLAIKAVNDSSLIAHGQTITTAICAYCHMGEDGTLSGKIFASKEEGFGEIWSANITHKTLDNYSDGELAYTIRRGITREGRYIGPFMEHTLMSDEDITAIISFLRSDHPINRYSEFTPPPADWSFLAKVLIAGVGIFKPTPDGVKPWPHPDPADPVSHGRYLANVRLGCGGCHSAGFDTNDLVNPEKSVNFFGGGNPVHKNEHSDVVYSANITMHPEDGIGKWTEEQFRVAVTGGLRPDNKPLDPAMPRFNFLSDEETHALWSYLKTVPVLEDSPEK, from the coding sequence ATGAAAAAGATATTGAAAATCTCTGGTATCATTATAGGCCTTTTTCTGTTATTCATTCTTTCCTTTGGCGGATATAGTGCCTGGAAGTTTGAGAATATGCCGCCACTCCCGGTCCGGCCACTGGCCATTAAAGCGGTCAATGACTCATCCCTAATCGCACATGGGCAAACAATTACCACTGCGATTTGTGCGTATTGCCATATGGGTGAAGACGGGACGCTGAGCGGAAAAATTTTTGCTTCCAAAGAAGAAGGTTTTGGCGAAATATGGTCCGCCAATATTACGCACAAAACATTGGATAATTATTCAGACGGAGAACTCGCTTACACCATCCGCAGGGGCATTACCCGTGAAGGTCGCTACATTGGCCCTTTTATGGAACATACCCTTATGTCAGATGAAGATATTACGGCAATTATTTCCTTTTTGCGGTCCGATCATCCCATAAATCGATATTCTGAATTTACCCCACCGCCGGCGGATTGGTCATTTTTGGCAAAAGTGCTGATTGCGGGAGTAGGGATATTTAAGCCCACGCCTGATGGCGTTAAGCCGTGGCCACATCCCGATCCAGCTGACCCTGTATCGCATGGCCGTTATCTGGCAAATGTGAGACTGGGATGCGGTGGCTGTCATAGCGCAGGTTTTGACACCAACGATCTGGTAAATCCGGAAAAATCTGTAAACTTTTTTGGAGGAGGTAACCCGGTCCATAAAAATGAGCATTCTGACGTAGTGTATTCTGCCAATATCACTATGCACCCGGAAGACGGAATCGGCAAATGGACGGAAGAGCAGTTTCGTGTAGCGGTAACCGGCGGATTGAGACCTGATAATAAACCATTAGACCCCGCGATGCCAAGGTTTAATTTTCTTTCAGACGAGGAGACGCATGCGTTGTGGTCATATCTTAAGACGGTTCCTGTGCTGGAAGATTCCCCTGAAAAATAA